AGAGAGAGTTTGGGAAAGAGGAGGGGGCGTGCTAACACTCGGTGGAGGTCGAGGCGCGTGAGCTCTAAGAGTAGGCGCGGTTTCCTGACCGAGAGACAAATCGAGGTCCTGAGGTTGAGGCTGAGAGGCCTCACTCAGGAGAAGGTGGCAGAGGCGCTGGGGACCTCGAGGGAGAACGTATCAGTGATAGAGAAGAGGGCTCGAGAGAAGCTGAGGCTGGCCCTCGAAACTTTGGAAATCTTCCTGGAGCTGTCCTCGACCGCGGTGGTCGAGTTAGAAGAGGGGGTCGGCGTCGAGGAGGCGGCGTTGAGTGTGTTTAGGGCGGCCGACGAGGT
The Fervidicoccaceae archaeon genome window above contains:
- a CDS encoding Tfx family DNA-binding protein, whose translation is MSSKSRRGFLTERQIEVLRLRLRGLTQEKVAEALGTSRENVSVIEKRAREKLRLALETLEIFLELSSTAVVELEEGVGVEEAALSVFRAADEVGVKLKETFTEVVEALRRASASKGASLGRRLRVYVRRDGFVVVRRVPPEELEVLSSFTSASRARRA